The Misgurnus anguillicaudatus chromosome 21, ASM2758022v2, whole genome shotgun sequence genome includes a window with the following:
- the LOC129453469 gene encoding sodium/potassium/calcium exchanger 1: protein MIRHRVYNNTVNGMNQSNRRRLRSCKTLSVILVTLVCWICWVSVSMNHEVWKRTIKEEETDLHSPHIQKSSYESRTDLAMSPSIRIHKDYSRCIYIEPNPNTTANSTQTSTSTKAPTEQESPPRPGEAPHRTAYYPEDLFTLEERRHGWVLLHISAMIYMFLALVIVCEEFLVPALGILTEKLHIPEDLAGVNFMAAGGFAPGFFISLVGLFLSSSNVGIGVVVGSGFFNILAVMGAFAVFSDESLSLTWWPLFRDVTFYTCDLFILLGVFLDDIITWWEIVLLLLGCLVYVTVIKYNELLEEIVTFYLQKHNNIAKVLAIDEPEKLRCDVFRGRGSDSLRNCTSRKTVYQLIIDATNPLREGVSKKKHDVKSVPSNLTEASRHDNEEQQTTESESSEEDEEEDDDDNNSGDDDSDFSSDEEDSSGDDDDECATDLALSLKWPDEKRKQAPYVVLLPITGCLWLTLPDPHRQASKQYFMGTLFGSFLWIGLFSYFLLCLSHRVCETLGLSEDSMALTVLAAGVSVPNLLTAVIMAHKGLGGTAVSYSVGTNVFDVTVGLPVSWLMLSVFSRESVLRVNSNGIFFIILLMIFMLISGVSCIAAFHWRMNKRLGCVMLMSYFLFLFLSVMLV, encoded by the exons ATGATCAGACACCGGGTTTATAACAATACAGTAAACGGTATGAATCAGTCCAACAGGAGAAGATTGAGGTCCTGCAAAACCCTCAGTGTTATCTTGGTGACTCTTGTTTGTTGGATCTGTTGGGTTTCAGTGAGCATGAATCATGAGGTCTGGAAGAGAACCATTAAAGAAGAAGAAACAGATCTTCATTCTCCTCACATACAGAAGTCCTCTTATGAGTCCAGAACTGATTTAGCCATGAGTCCCTCCATCAGAATACACAAGGATTATTCAAGATGCATTTACATAGAGCCAAACCCCAACACTACAGCCAACTCCACCCAAACCTCCACTTCCACCAAAGCCCCTACAGAACAAGAAAGCCCACCAAGACCTGGAGAAGCCCCTCACAGGACAGCGTACTACCCAGAAGATCTCTTTACGTTAGAAGAGCGCAGACACGGCTGGGTCCTTCTTCATATCTCTGCTATGATTTATATGTTCTTGGCTTTAGTCATCGTATGTGAGGAGTTCCTTGTTCCAGCTCTTGGGATCCTGACAGAAAAACTCCACATCCCAGAAGATCTCGCAGGTGTGAACTTCATGGCCGCTGGAGGTTTTGCACCCGGGTTCTTCATCTCACTCGTCGGGCTCTTTCTCTCCAGCAGTAACGTTGGTATCGGAGTCGTCGTGGGTTCGGGATTTTTTAACATCCTCGCTGTTATGGGTGCGTTTGCCGTGTTCTCAGATGAGAGTCTCAGTTTGACCTGGTGGCCACTATTTAGAGATGTGACCTTCTACACGTGTGACCTGTTCATCCTGCTTGGGGTTTTCCTAGATGACATCATCACATGGTGGGAAATTGTGTTGCTTTTGCTCGGGTGTTTGGTGTATGTGACCGtcataaaatacaatgaacttCTAGAAGAGATTGTCACATTTTACCTTCAGAAACACAACAACATTGCTAAAGTTCTGGCCATTGATGAACCTGAGAAG TTAAGGTGTGATGTGTTCAGGGGACGAGGATCAGACTCTCTGCGTAACTGCACCTCACGTAAGACCGTTTATCAGCTTATTATAGATGCCACCAATCCACTTAGagaag GTGTCAGCAAGAAGAAACATGATGTTAAATCTGTGCCGTCAAACCTAACAGAGGCTTCCAGACACGACAATGAAGAACAGCAG ACCACAGAGTCTGAGAGCAGTGAGGAGGATGAAGAAGAAGATGATGATGACAATAACAGTGGTGACGATGACAGTGATTTCTCCAGTGATGAAGAAGACAGtagtggtgatgatgatgatgaatgtGCCACTGATTTGGCACTGTCTCTCAAATGGCCGGACGAGAAACGTAAACAGGCTCCATATGTTGTTTTGTTGCCCATCACAGGCTGTCTGTGGTTAACCCTTCCTGATCCCCACAGACAG GCTTCAAAGCAGTATTTTATGGGCACATTGTTTGGATCTTTCCTGTGGATTGGACTGTTCTCATATTTCTTGCTGTGTTTGTCTCATCGG GTGTGTGAAACTCTTGGTTTATCTGAGGATTCGATGGCTCTGACCGTCCTGGCAGCAGGTGTCTCGGTACCCAATCTCCTCACTGCTGTTATAATGGCACACAAGGGTTTGGGTGGCACAGCTGTGTCTTACTCTGTGGGTACCAACGTGTTTGACGTCACTGTCGG ACTGCCGGTGTCGTGGCTGATGTTATCTGTGTTCAGTAGAGAGTCTGTGTTGAGGGTAAACAGTAATGGGATCTTCTTTATCATTCTTCTGATGATCTTCATGTTGATTTCTGGAGTATCCTGCATTGCTGCTTTTCACTGGAGGATGAACAAACGTTTGGGTTGTGTTATGCTGATGTCATATTTCCTCTTCCTGTTTCTGAGTGTGATGTTAGTATGA